The following are encoded in a window of Oncorhynchus keta strain PuntledgeMale-10-30-2019 chromosome 10, Oket_V2, whole genome shotgun sequence genomic DNA:
- the kbtbd8 gene encoding kelch repeat and BTB domain-containing protein 8, with protein sequence MAASGDVGKLLQVQNVTPANTTYSGVDAVHACNILQQLKALYDEAQLTDIVVEVDHGKTFPCHRNVLAAISPYFRSMFTSGLTESSQREVRLIGVESESMHQVLDYAYTSRVMLSESNVQALFTAASIFQIPALQDQCALFMISRLDPQNCTGVYMFADAYGHQLLRERSQDYIRKKFLCVAREQEFLQLTKEQLVSILNNDDLNVEKEEHVYESIVRWLEHDSPRRETHLAEVFSQCIRLPLLDDSFLSRIPAPFACALSLSREPAETKARLNGCSQRLGMTASEMVICFDAAHKHSMKKQTVPCLDTAAGKVFKLCKPPNDLREVGILVSSENDIFIAGGYRPSNSEVSIDHRAESDFWQYEHAGNRWLARSPMLRARIGCRLVHCCGKLYALGGRVYEGDGRNALKSVECYDARDNCWTAVSPMPVAMEFHSAVEYRDHIYILQGEYFFCFDPRKDYWGHLSPMSVPRSQGLVALHKNSIYYIAGICKNHQRTFTMEVYDIEQNTWARKRDLPFDQATSPYIKALLLQGKLHLFVRATQVMVEEHVFRTSRKNSLYQYDDEADAWTKVYETPDRLWDLGRHFECVVAKLYPQCLQKVL encoded by the exons ATGGCTGCCAGTGGAG ACGTAGGCAAGCTGTTACAAGTACAGAATGTGACTCCTGCGAACACAACCTACAGTGGGGTTGATGCCGTTCATGCCTGTAACATCCTCCAGCAGCTCAAAGCCTTGTATGATGAAGCACAACTCACAGACATTGTCGTTGAGGTGGACCATGGCAAGACATTTCCGTGTCACCGAAATGTCCTTGCAGCAATCAGCCCTTACTTTAG GTCCATGTTCACCAGTGGCCTTACCGAGAGCAGCCAGAGGGAGGTGCGGCTCATCGGGGTTGAGTCTGAGTCCATGCACCAGGTCCTGGACTACGCCTACACGTCCAGAGTCATGCTGTCCGAGTCCAATGTCCAGGCCCTGTTCACGGCAGCCAGCATCTTCCAGATCCCAGCCCTGCAGGACCAGTGTGCCCTGTTCATGATCAGTCGTCTGGACCCCCAGAACTGCACCGGGGTCTACATGTTCGCAGACGCCTACGGCCACCAGTTGCTGAGGGAGCGCTCCCAGGACTACATACGCAAGAAG TTCCTGTGTGTGGCACGGGAGCAGGAGTTCCTCCAGCTCACCAAGGAGCAGCTGGTGAGCATCCTGAACAACGATGACCTGAACGTGGAGAAGGAAGAGCATGTGTATGAGAGCATTGTGCGCTGGTTGGAGCACGACAGCCCTCGCAGGGAGACCCACCTGGCTGAGGTGTTTTCTCAATGCATCCGACTGCCCCTCCTGGATGACTCTTTTCTCAGCCGCATCCCGGCCCCTTTCGCCTGcgccctctctctgtccagggAACCTGCCGAAACCAAGGCACGTCTCAACGGCTGCTCTCAGCGCCTGGGCATGACCGCCTCCGAGATGGTCATCTGCTTTGACGCGGCACACAAACACTCAATGAAGAAGCAGACCGTGCCTTGCCTGGACACTGCTGCTGGGAAGGTGTTCAAGCTCTGCAAGCCCCCCAATGACCTGCGGGAGGTGGGCATCCTGGTGTCATCGGAGAACGACATCTTCATCGCTGGGGGCTACCGCCCTAGCAACAGCGAGGTGTCCATCGACCACCGGGCGGAGAGCGACTTCTGGCAATACGAGCATGCAGGGAACCGTTGGCTGGCGCGTTCGCCCATGCTACGGGCCCGGATCGGCTGCAGGCTGGTCCACTGCTGTGGGAAGCTGTACGCCCTGGGGGGCCGTGTGTACGAAGGGGACGGAAGGAATGCACTGAAGTCAGTGGAGTGCTACGATGCCAGGGATAACTGCTGGACTGCCGTCAGCCCCATGCCTGTCGCCATGGAGTTCCACAGCGCTGTGGAGTACAGAGACCACATCTACATCCTCCAAG GTGAGTACTTCTTCTGTTTTGACCCTCGCAAGGACTACTGGGGCCACCTGTCCCCAATGAGTGTACCCCGGAGCCAGGGTCTGGTTGCCTTACACAAGAACTCCATCTATTACATTGCTGGCATTTGCAAGAACCACCAGCGCACCTTCACCATGGAGGTCTACGACATCGAACAGAACACCTGGGCCCGCAAGAGGGACCTTCCCTTCGACCAGGCCACCAGCCCCTACATCAAGGCCCTGCTCCTCCAGGGCAAGCTGCACCTGTTTGTCCGAGCCACGCAGGTCATGGTGGAGGAACACGTGTTCCGTACCAGCAGGAAGAACTCCCTCTACCAGTATGACGACGAGGCGGATGCTTGGACCAAAGTCTACGAGACGCCTGACCGCCTCTGGGACCTGGGCCGCCATTTTGAATGTGTGGTGGCCAAACTGTACCcgcagtgtcttcagaaagtgcTCTGA